The genomic interval CGCCGCCACGAGCCGGGCGGTCCGGACGTGCTCGGGCAGCGCGCTGAAGCGGAGTTCGACGGTGGCCATGCATCCCCCTCGCGACTACGGACGTGCGGTGAAGAGGCCGGGCCGCCGAACGCCCGGCCCCCTTCGGTGTCTCTCGTGCTGCCCGGGCGCGAGAGCCCGGGAGCGGGCGGTCAGTCGGTCGCCGCCACCGCTTCCTCGACCGAGGTGTGGATCGGGAACACCTTGGTGAGGCCGGTGATGCGGAAGATCTTCAGAATGCGCTCCTGGTTGCAGACCAGGCGCAGCGAGCCCTCGTGGGCTCGCACCCGCTTCAGGCCGCCGACCAGCACGCCGAGACCGGTGGAGTCGAGGAAGTCCACGCCTTCCATGTCGACGACAAGGTGGAAACTGCCGTCGTTCACCAGCTCGACCAGCTGCTCGCGCAGCTTGGGCGCGGTATATACGTCGATTTCGCCACCGACCCTGACGATCGTGCGATCGCCCACGGTCTCGGTCGACAGGGACAGGTCCACGGATCCTCCAGCACCTAGCTATCGAGCGGTCGCCCTTGGGACATCTCGGCTCAGCCCCCGGGACGGTTCGCCAGCCGCCATGGCATTCAATCACTTACCGGCAGGCGTGCACGACGCCTTGGCCCCATTGTCCGTCACGCCAGTGACACACTCGGTGCCGATGGCCAAGAATCACCGATCCGATCGACCCTCGACGGACACGCGATCCGGGACCGCCGCGCCGGGCGACGTCCTGGACCGGCTCGCGTCCGGACCGAGCCGGGCTTCGCGCATTACTCATACGGAGCACTTGCCCCCGCGTGAGGGCCGCCATGCCGTCTGGCCGGACCGGATCCGCGCGGAGGTGATCGCCGCCGTGCAGGCCGCGGGAATCGAACACCCCTGGGCCCACCAGGCACGGGCCGCCGAGCACGCCCTGGACGGCGAGTCCGTGGTGGTCGCCACCGGCACGGCCTCCGGCAAGTCCCTGTCCTACCTCGTGCCCGTGCTGTCCACCCTGCTGGACGGCGCCGAGGCCCCGAACGGCAGGGGCGCCACCGCCCTCTACCTCGCCCCCACGAAGGCCCTCGCCGCGGACCAGTGCCGGTCTGTGAAGGAACTTTCACAGTCACTGGGCCATTCGGTGCGCGCGGCGGTCCACGACGGCGACACTCCGTTCGAAGAACGCGAATGGATCCGCCAGTACGCCAACTACGTGCTGACCAACCCCGACATGCTGCACCGCGGCATCCTGCCGTCCCATCCCCGCTGGTCCTCCTTCCTCAAGGCGCTCAAGTACGTCGTGATCGACGAGTGCCACACCTACCGGGGCGTGTTCGGCTCGCACGTCGCCCAGGTGGTGCGCCGGCTGCGGCGGCTGTGCGCCCGCTACGGCGCGTCGCCGGTGTTCCTGCTGGCCTCGGCGACCGCGGCCGAGCCGGCCGTCGCGGCACGCCGCCTCACCGGCCTGCCGGTCGTCGAGGTGGCGGACGACGCCTCACCCCGCGGTGAACTGGTGTTCGCCCTGTGGGAGCCGCCGCTGACCGAGCTGCACGGCGAGAAGGGCGCCCCCGTCCGCCGCACCGCCACCGCCGAGGCCGCCGACCTGCTGACCGACCTCACCGTGCAGGGCGTCCGCTCGGTCGCCTTCGTCCGCTCCCGGCGCGGCGCCGAACTGATCTCCGTGATCGCCCAGGAGCGTCTCTCCGAGGTCGACCGCTCCCTGGTCCGGCGGGTCGCCGCCTACCGGGGCGGCTACCTCCCCGAGGAGCGCCGCGCCCTCGAACGCGCCCTGCACTCCGGCGAACTCCTGGGCCTCGCCGCCACCAACGCCCTGGAACTCGGCATGGACGTCTCCGGCCTGGACGCCGTCGTCATCGCCGGTTACCCGGGCACCCGCGCCTCCCTGTGGCAGCAGGCAGGCCGCGCGGGACGCTCCGGGCAGGGCGCGCTCGCCGTGCTGGTGGCCCGCGACGACCCGCTGGACACCTTCCTCGTCCACCACCCCGAGGCACTCTTCGACCGGCCCGTCGAGTCGACCGTCCTCGACCCCGACAACCCTTACGTCCTCGCCCCGCACCTGTGCGCGGCGGCCGAGGAACTGCCCCTCACGGAGGACGACCTCGCCCTCTTCGGCCCCGCCGCCGAGGAGCTGCTGCCACAGCTGGAGGCCGCGAAGCTGCTGCGCCGCCGGACGCGGGCCTGGCACTGGACCCGCCGCGAACGGGCCGCCGACCTCACCGACATCCGCGGGGAGGGCGGCCGCCCGGTCCAGGTCGTCGAGGCGGGGACGGGCCGGCTGCTGGGCACGGTCGACGCGGGCGCGGCGCACACCAGCGTCCACGAGGGCGCGGTCCACCTGCACCAGGGCCGCACCTACGTCGTCCGCTCCCTGGACCTGGAGGACTCCGTCGCCCTGGTCGAGCGGGCGAACCCCTCCTACACGACCGTGGCCCGGGACACGACGTCCATCTCCGTGCTGGAGACGGACACCGAGATCCCCTGGGGCGACGGACGCCTGTGCTTCGGCTCCGTCGAGGTCACCAACCAGGTGGTCTCCTTCCTGCGGCGGCGGGTCATCACCGGCGAAGTGCTCGGCGAGACAAAACTCGACCTCCCTCCTCGTACGCTGCGCACCCGTGCCGTGTGGTGGACGGTCACCGAGGACCAGCTGGACCGGGCCCGGATCGCCCCGGAGATCCTCGGCGGCGCCCTGCACGCCGCCGAGCACGCGTCGATCGGCATGCTGCCGCTGTTCGCGACCTGCGACCGCTGGGACATCGGCGGCGTCTCGATCCCGCTGCACCCCGACACCCTGCTGCCCACGGTCTTCGTCTACGACGGCCACCCGGGCGGCGCGGGCTTCGCCGAACGCGCCTTCCGTACCGCCCGCTCCTGGCTCACGGCCACCCGCCAGGCCATCGCCTCCTGCGAGTGCGAGGCCGGCTGCCCCTCCTGCATCCAGTCCCCCAAGTGCGGCAACGGCAACGATCCCTTGCACAAGCGTGGCGCCGTGCGACTCCTGGACGTGCTGCTGGAGGGGGCCCCCGTGGAGAAGGCGGGGAAGGCGGGGAAGGCGGACGGGGCGGAGGAAGCTGAGACTGCGGAGGAAGCGGAGACCCCCGAGGGGGCCGGCGACCGGGAGGACGCGGGGGACGCCCACAAGGTCACCGGGACGAGCCGGGAACCGGCGGAGGCCGCATCGGATGCGCAGGCCCCGCCCGCGCCCTGACCTCCGCGGTGAACGGCCCCGTGCCGGACGCCACCGACACGTCCGACACCTCGCCGGTCATCACGCACCGCACCAGCCGCGCGCCCTGGGCCCGGGCCACCCGGTCCGCCCGCGCGCACGCCTGCGCCGCACCCCGCGTCCAGTGGTCCGCGGCGGCCAGCGCCGCCAGGTCCGCGCCTCCCGCCGCCCGGTGCCGGACCACCACGGCGTGCCCAAGAGCCAGCACGACCCCGAACACCACGCACAGCACGGCGACCGCACCGACGCTCCAGACGGACGCGGACCCCCGGTCCGGGCATGCGGGGGCGTCCTTCACGTCCCCCTCCCCACGCCCGCGGCCGCCACCGTCCCCTCCACCGCCGCGACGGCCTCCTCCCGCAGCTCGAAGGGCAGCCCTCGCAGCATCGGCGCCCTCGCCACGACGGTCACCCGGACCTGCTCGGCGTCCCGGCCGACCGTGACCCGCGCACCGGCCGGCGCGGCCTCCCGGGCCACCTCGACCACCGCGTCCGGGGGATCCTGGCGGGCCGCCGCCCGGGCGGCGGCCCGGGCGGCGTCCACGCACTGGATCTGTGCGGCCACCACCATCAGCGCCCAGACCAGCGCCGTCACGAACAGCACCAGCACGGGCAGCACCAGGGCCGACTCCGCCGTCACGAACCCACGGTCGCGCCACCTGTCACATCCGGCCATCGAGGGCCTGCTGCACGATGTTCCGCAGGGCCGTGCTGACCGGGGCGCTGTTGACCACCCGGTAGAGCACCACGGCGAACGCCACCGCCGCCACGATGCCCATCGCGTACTCCGAGGTCACCATCCCGGCGTCCCTCCCCGTCCCGCGCACCCTCGCCGTCAGGGCACGCAGCCGCGCCCGTACCACCCGATACATCCGAACCTCCATACGTGCCATGTCCTTGCCGTCCTCCGTCTTCGTGATCCGTCTTCGTGATCCGTCTTCGTCGTCCGCCTTCGTCGTCCGGCTCGGTCATCCGTCACCCGCGCCGGTCCCGCCGGTGTCCCGTCGCCCTCAGCCACCTCCTGCCAGCACCCCGCCCGCGAGCCCGATCACCACGGGCAGGACGCCGACGGCGATGAAGGCGGGCAGGAAGCACAGCCCTACCGGCGCGCTGATCAGGACCGCCGCCCGCCGGGCCCGCGCCGTCGCCGCGCGGGTCCACTCGGCCCGCGCCTCGGCGGCGAGCCGGCCCACCGGTGCGGCCAGCGGAAGTCCGGACACATCGGCCCGCTCCAGCAGCCGGGCCAGCGGGACCGCGCCGGGCAGGGCGGCCAGCCGGCGCCAGGCCTCGCCCGGCTCACCGCCGAGCCGTACCTCCGCGGCACCCCGCGCCAAGGCGTCCCCGACCGGGCCGCCCAGGGTCTCCCCGACAGCCTGTGCCGCCGGTACCGGGCCGGCACCGGCCGCGATGCAGGCGGACAGCAGGTCGGCGGCGAGCGGGAGTCGACGCGCCGCCTGTGCGATGTCGGGCCCCTTCGCCTGAGCGGCCGCCCGTGTCCGCCGGTGCCAGCGCCACAGTCCGGCCGCCAGGAGCAGCCCCAGCCCCACGCCGCCGAGTCCGCCCACCGTCACCCACCCGGCGCCCGCGACCGCCACGTAGGGCAGCCGACCGCGCGCGGCCCGGAGCAGCGGGAGGTGCGTGCCGGTTCTCCTCCGCTGCCGGGCCGAGAGCGCGTCGAGCCGCCGCCGTGTCCGCCGCTCGCACCGGATGCGGTGCCACCACGCCCACGCCCCGACGAGCACGACCGCGATCCACGCGACCGTCCCCAGCCTGTGGACGACGTCACCGTTCACGCCGCCGCCTCCTGGGCGCCGCGCATGATCCTCAGCGCCCACCACAGGCCCAGCCCCTCCAGCACCCCGCCGGCCGCCAGACAGACCGATCCCGACGACGTGTGCAGCAGGACGTGCAGCGGATCGGCGCCCAGGGCCGCGCCCAGTGCCAGCCCCACCACGGGGAGCCCCGCGAGCATCACCGCCGTGGTACGGGCGCCGGACAACTGTGCGCGCAGGTCGGCCCGTTGGTCCCGCTCGGCGCGCAGTGCCGCTTCCAGCCGGTCGAGACCGTCCGCGAGGCCCGCGCCCTGGTCCACCGCCACGCGCCAGCACGCGGCGAGACCGCGCAGTCCTTCGGCGCCGGGCTGCCGGGCGGCCGCCGCGAGCGCGTCCGGCACGTCCCCGCCGAACCGCGCCGCCGCCAGCACGGCCGCCTGCATGTCACCGAGCCCTCCGGAGTCCCGGGCGGCCGGCAGCAACGCCTCTCCCGGCTGCCTCCCTGCCCGCAGCTCCCCGGCGAGCGCCCCGCACAACGCGATCACCGCGTCCGCGCGACCGTCCCGCTCCTTGCGTGCGGCGGCGGCCCGCCGCACCCTCCGCAGCGCGGGCACCCCGGCCGCCCCCGCGACGGCCGGCAGCACCGACGCCCCGAACACCGCCAGCACGACTCCGACGGCCAACGACGCCCACTCGACACGGAGCCGCCGCCGAAGCCGGTCCCCGGTCCGCAGCACGGCCCCTGGTCGCCCCGACGCTCCGCTGCCGTCCCCGGTGAGCGCCCGCACCCGCCTGGCCTCCGCGTGCCCGCCGCCGCCCAGCAGCCAGGCCGCGGCCCCCAGGCACGCCGCCGCGCCCATCGACGTCCCGGTCGCCCCGCTCATGCCCCGACCGCCTCTCGCCCGGCCCGGACCTCGTCGTCGTGCGCGGTACGCAGCAGGTGCCGCAGGCGCGGCCAGCCCGGCTGGGCGACGAAGGTCTCCGGTCCCCAGCACAGCGCCGGCGCCGTCCGCACCAGCCCCGAGGCGTCCCGCTCCAGCACGTGCACCTCGGCGATCCGGCGCCTGCCGCTCCGGTCCCGCACCAGATGCACCACCACCGACAAGGCCGCCGCGAGCTGGCTGTGCAGGGCGAACCGGTCCAGCCCCGCCGCCGTGCCGAGCGCCTCCAGCCGGGCGGGGACGTCACTCGCCGCGTTGGCGTGGACCGTGCCCGAGCCGCCTTCATGACCCGTGTTGAGGGCGGCGAGCAGATGCACCACCTCGGGGCCGCGCACCTCGCCCACGACCAGTCGGTCCGGTCTCATCCGCAGGGCCTGGCGCACCAGGTCCTCCAGGGTCACCAGTCCCGCGCCCTCCTGGTTGGCGGGCCGGGTCTCCAGCCGCACGACGTGGGGGTGGTCGGGCCGCAGCTCGGCCGAGTCCTCCGCCAGCACGATCCGCTCGTCCGGCCGGACCAGTCCCAGCAGGGCGCTGAGCAGGGTCGTCTTGCCCGTGCCCGTACCGCCGCTGACCAGGAAGGACAGCCGCGCCTCCATCAGGGCCCGCAGCACCCGGTCGCCGCCCGGCGGCACCGTCCCGGCCGCCACCAGTTCGTCGAGGGTGAAGGCACGCGGCCGTACCACCCGCAGGGACAGGCAGGTGCCGCCCACCGCGACCGGGGGCAGGACCGCGTGCAGCCGGGTCCCGTCGGGGAGCCGGGCGTCGGCCCAGGGCCGCGCGTCGTCCAGGCGCCGGCCGGCCACCGCGGCGAGCCGCTGCGCCAGGCGCCGGACGGACGGCTCGTCCGGGAACGAGACCGAGGTGAGCGTCAGGCCTCCGCCGCGGTCCACCCAGACCCGGTCCGGCGCCGACACCAGTACGTCGGTCACGGTCGGGTCGGACAGCAGCCGTTCCAGCGGTCCGCTGCCGACCAGCTCGGACCGCAACCGCTCGGCCGCGCCCAGCACTTCCGCGTCGCCGAGCACCCGGCCCTGTTCGCGCAGCGCCTGCGCCACCCGGGCCGGCGTCGGTTCGGCGCCGCTCTCGGCCAGCCACCGCCGCACCCCGTCGAGCAGACCGGGCGGCGTCCCCGCCCCGGTCATCTCAGTGCCGCTCATGCCGTCCTCGCCTCCG from Streptomyces sp. DH-12 carries:
- the bldG gene encoding anti-sigma factor antagonist BldG — protein: MDLSLSTETVGDRTIVRVGGEIDVYTAPKLREQLVELVNDGSFHLVVDMEGVDFLDSTGLGVLVGGLKRVRAHEGSLRLVCNQERILKIFRITGLTKVFPIHTSVEEAVAATD
- a CDS encoding DEAD/DEAH box helicase gives rise to the protein MAFNHLPAGVHDALAPLSVTPVTHSVPMAKNHRSDRPSTDTRSGTAAPGDVLDRLASGPSRASRITHTEHLPPREGRHAVWPDRIRAEVIAAVQAAGIEHPWAHQARAAEHALDGESVVVATGTASGKSLSYLVPVLSTLLDGAEAPNGRGATALYLAPTKALAADQCRSVKELSQSLGHSVRAAVHDGDTPFEEREWIRQYANYVLTNPDMLHRGILPSHPRWSSFLKALKYVVIDECHTYRGVFGSHVAQVVRRLRRLCARYGASPVFLLASATAAEPAVAARRLTGLPVVEVADDASPRGELVFALWEPPLTELHGEKGAPVRRTATAEAADLLTDLTVQGVRSVAFVRSRRGAELISVIAQERLSEVDRSLVRRVAAYRGGYLPEERRALERALHSGELLGLAATNALELGMDVSGLDAVVIAGYPGTRASLWQQAGRAGRSGQGALAVLVARDDPLDTFLVHHPEALFDRPVESTVLDPDNPYVLAPHLCAAAEELPLTEDDLALFGPAAEELLPQLEAAKLLRRRTRAWHWTRRERAADLTDIRGEGGRPVQVVEAGTGRLLGTVDAGAAHTSVHEGAVHLHQGRTYVVRSLDLEDSVALVERANPSYTTVARDTTSISVLETDTEIPWGDGRLCFGSVEVTNQVVSFLRRRVITGEVLGETKLDLPPRTLRTRAVWWTVTEDQLDRARIAPEILGGALHAAEHASIGMLPLFATCDRWDIGGVSIPLHPDTLLPTVFVYDGHPGGAGFAERAFRTARSWLTATRQAIASCECEAGCPSCIQSPKCGNGNDPLHKRGAVRLLDVLLEGAPVEKAGKAGKADGAEEAETAEEAETPEGAGDREDAGDAHKVTGTSREPAEAASDAQAPPAP
- a CDS encoding Rv3654c family TadE-like protein, which translates into the protein MKDAPACPDRGSASVWSVGAVAVLCVVFGVVLALGHAVVVRHRAAGGADLAALAAADHWTRGAAQACARADRVARAQGARLVRCVMTGEVSDVSVASGTGPFTAEVRARAGPAHPMRPPPVPGSSR
- a CDS encoding TadE family type IV pilus minor pilin gives rise to the protein MAGCDRWRDRGFVTAESALVLPVLVLFVTALVWALMVVAAQIQCVDAARAAARAAARQDPPDAVVEVAREAAPAGARVTVGRDAEQVRVTVVARAPMLRGLPFELREEAVAAVEGTVAAAGVGRGT
- a CDS encoding DUF4244 domain-containing protein → MYRVVRARLRALTARVRGTGRDAGMVTSEYAMGIVAAVAFAVVLYRVVNSAPVSTALRNIVQQALDGRM
- a CDS encoding type II secretion system F family protein gives rise to the protein MNGDVVHRLGTVAWIAVVLVGAWAWWHRIRCERRTRRRLDALSARQRRRTGTHLPLLRAARGRLPYVAVAGAGWVTVGGLGGVGLGLLLAAGLWRWHRRTRAAAQAKGPDIAQAARRLPLAADLLSACIAAGAGPVPAAQAVGETLGGPVGDALARGAAEVRLGGEPGEAWRRLAALPGAVPLARLLERADVSGLPLAAPVGRLAAEARAEWTRAATARARRAAVLISAPVGLCFLPAFIAVGVLPVVIGLAGGVLAGGG
- a CDS encoding type II secretion system F family protein, producing the protein MSGATGTSMGAAACLGAAAWLLGGGGHAEARRVRALTGDGSGASGRPGAVLRTGDRLRRRLRVEWASLAVGVVLAVFGASVLPAVAGAAGVPALRRVRRAAAARKERDGRADAVIALCGALAGELRAGRQPGEALLPAARDSGGLGDMQAAVLAAARFGGDVPDALAAAARQPGAEGLRGLAACWRVAVDQGAGLADGLDRLEAALRAERDQRADLRAQLSGARTTAVMLAGLPVVGLALGAALGADPLHVLLHTSSGSVCLAAGGVLEGLGLWWALRIMRGAQEAAA
- a CDS encoding TadA family conjugal transfer-associated ATPase: MSGTEMTGAGTPPGLLDGVRRWLAESGAEPTPARVAQALREQGRVLGDAEVLGAAERLRSELVGSGPLERLLSDPTVTDVLVSAPDRVWVDRGGGLTLTSVSFPDEPSVRRLAQRLAAVAGRRLDDARPWADARLPDGTRLHAVLPPVAVGGTCLSLRVVRPRAFTLDELVAAGTVPPGGDRVLRALMEARLSFLVSGGTGTGKTTLLSALLGLVRPDERIVLAEDSAELRPDHPHVVRLETRPANQEGAGLVTLEDLVRQALRMRPDRLVVGEVRGPEVVHLLAALNTGHEGGSGTVHANAASDVPARLEALGTAAGLDRFALHSQLAAALSVVVHLVRDRSGRRRIAEVHVLERDASGLVRTAPALCWGPETFVAQPGWPRLRHLLRTAHDDEVRAGREAVGA